In Armatimonadota bacterium, the genomic window GAGAGGCATCCAGGTCCTTCCTGTAGGCCTCGCGGTCGGTGACCACGATCTGCTCGATGTAGTCGAAGGGCAGCTGACTGCGGTCCCGACTGTCGGGGAGGATCCGGTGCGTCCGGTAATGGACGACGCTCCGCAGCTCCGGCAGGGCCGGGTAGTCGTCCTCCCGGATGAAGTGCTCGTAGGCTGCCACCGTCACCTCCGGCCGCAGGGCTACCAGCACAAACCGTGTCAGCATCGCGTACCTCCGGGGCGCCTCAGCCGGCCGGGCGCGCCGGCGAGGCGGCCATCTGTGCCGCCAGGGGCAGCACCTCGCCCGCGAACCGCTCGATGGTGCGCTCGATGCGGCCGTCGGGGGCCATGGGGTAGAGCACGAACTGCGTGATGCCTGCCTGCTGCATGCGGGCAACGCCGGCGGCTACCGTCTCCACCGGTCCGGCGAGGGTCAGGGCGTCGACGAAGGCGTCGGGGACCATGGGGGCCACCTGTGCCGCCGCATCGCTGAGGTAGCCGTAGGTGAGCCCCGCCACTGCCTGGCGGATCTGCGCCGGCACCTCCAGCCCAGCGGCCACGAATCCGGGAAAGGTCGGCTGCTGGGCAATCAGGCTCACCGCCACCGACCGCCGCATTAGGTTCCGCGCCACCGCTGGATCGTCATGGATGCAGACGTTGATGCGCGCCACCAGTTGCACGGCGGCCGGGTCGCGCCGCGCGCCGGCGGCGCCGCGAGCTACGTGCGTCCGGAAGTACGCCAGGGCCGCATCGGCCACGCAGCCCTGCATGATCGCGCCGTCGGCGACGCGGCCCGCCGTCTCCAGCCCCCTGGGGGCGTTGCTGGCGACGTAGATGGGGATCTCGGCACGCGGGGGTGCAAAGTCCAGCTTCGCGCCGTCAGCCGACACCAGCGCGCCGCGGTACGTGACCGTCTCCCCGCGCAAAAGCGCGCGGATCACGTGGATCGCCTCGCGGATAGCTACCGCAGGCCGCGTGCGCGCAATCCCCAGCTCGCGAAACCCCGACACGCCGGCGCCGATGCCGAGCACGGCCCGGCCGCCGCTGAGTTCATCCAGGGTGGCGATGGCCATGGCGGTGAGCGCGGGATGGCGGGAGTAGGGATCGGTGACGCACGGACCCAGGCGCAGGCGGGTGGTGTGCTGTGCGCACAGGGTCAGGCTGGCGTAGACCTCCCTGTAGAACCGCTCGTCGGCGTACCAGAGGTAGTCGAACCCCAGTGCCTCGGCCTGCCGGGTCAGGCCCAGCAGGCGGCCCGGTGGGTGCTCGCCAAGCAGGAGGAGCCCGGTCCGCAGCGTCACTCGATCGCCTCCCCCACAAAATTGTCGGAGGGCTCGATGAACTCCGCGAGTTGCTGGCGCAGGGTCTGCAGCTCTGGGCGGGCGAGGTCCTGGCGGTAGGCCTCCAGGTCGGTGACATGGATCACCTCCAGGTAGTCGTAGCGAACGTCGGCCTTCCGCAGGGGCGCGGCCAGGCGGTAGTTGGTGTACGAGACGATGCTGGGCAACCGTCGTGCCATGGGGTAGTCGACCTCCCGGACCCACCGCTCGTAGGCGGCCGGCTCGACGCCGGGCCGCAGGCGCGCCAGGAACACGACGACGGGCATCAGACCATCCCCCCTGTCCCGCGCAGGGCCGCGTACACCTTGGGTGCGGTGATGGGCAGGCTAGTTACGCGCACCCCTGATGCCGCATCCAGGGCATTGGCGACCGCTGCCGGGGGCTCTATGATCGGTGGCTCTCCCACGCCCTTGGCGCCGTAGGGGCCCACTTCGCTGGGCGATGCCACCGTGATGACTTCGATGGGCGGAATGCGGGTGATCCTCGGGACGGCGTAGTCGCTCAGGTTGTGCACAAGAAGCTGGCCATCCTGGTAGGGCAGCTCCTCCCACAGCGCCTGCCCGAGTCCCTGGACCACGCCACCCTCGATCTGTCCTTCAATGAGCTGCGGGTTGATGGCGAAGCCCACATCCTGCACGGCGACATAGCGCACCACGTGTACCTCCCCCGTATCCGGGTCGACCTCGACCTCCGCGGCGTGGGCGTGGAAACTCGGCGAGTGGAACGCTGGATAGACGTGCCCGCGGACGCACGAGGTGTCATAGAGAGTGGGCGGCGCGGTGAACGCGCCGGCAGCGATAAGGCCGCCACGCTGCAGGCCCAGCCGCGCCACATCCGCGAGCGACAGCCGTCGTCCGGGCACCCCGGCCACCGTCACGTGGCCGTCGTGCAACGTCAGGTCCCGGGGATGCGCTTCCAGCGCCCCGGCCGCCACGTCGAGGATCTGCCGCCGGAGCTCGGCCGCGGCCTGTCGCACGGCGTTGCCCACGCTGAAGGCCGTGCGGCTGCCCTGCGCTCCGTGGTCGTAGGGGGTGGCGAAAGTGTCCGCGCTCACCACGCTGATCCGCTCCACCTCCAGGCCGAGCTCCGCCGCCAGCACCTGCGCGGCGCCGGTCAGGGCGCCGGTACCAATTTCGGCACACCCGGTCAGAAGTGTCGCCGAGCCGTCGGGCTGGAGCTTGACGTAGACCCCCGAGGGCCCTCCGGTGGTCGTCCACCAGCCGCAGGCCAGGCCCTTCCCCCGGCGGGGACCCGAGGGCTGTCCCCAGCCTATGGCCTGGGCAGCCCTGAGCAGCACCGCCTCCATGCTGCTCCGACCGAAAACCTGGCCGGTCGGACCGGTATCGCCATCACGCACAATGTTCCGCAACCGGAACTCCAGGGGGTCCAGTCCCAGGCGCCGGGCGATCATGTCCATCTGCGACTCGACTGCAAAGGCACACTGGGGGCCCATGGGCGCCCGGTACGAGCCGAAGTTCTGCTTGTGGGTGTAGACGGCCCTGGCGACAAGGCGCAGGTGGGGAATGCGGTAGGGCCCGGCCAGGACGAGGGTGGCCACCGAGGGGAGGCCGGAGCTGGAACCGCTGTAAGCCCCGGCGTCCAGCAGAGCTGTGGCCTCCTTGCCGACGATCGTGCCGTCCCGCCTCACCGCGGTGCGCAGACGGATCCTCATCCCATGCCGCGGGTAGGCCGCCATGAACTCCTCCTCCATCGTCAGGGCCACCTTCACCGGACGGCGAGTGCGCTGCGCCAGCAGGGCGGCGATGTGCTCCACCCCAATCCTCAGCTTGCCGCCGAAGGCGCCACCGATCCCGGTGACCACCACGCGGATCTGCCCCAACGGCAGACCGAAAGCCTCGGCCAGGGTATGCTGGATCTCGAACGGTAGCTGCGTATTCGAATAGACCACGAGCCGCTCGGGCGCCTCCCAGACCGCGAGCGCGGCCCGGGGCTCCAGGTACGCCTGGTGGACCGGCGCGGTTGTGAACGTGTCCTCGTAGACGGCGTCGGCCTCGCCGAGCGCGCGGTCCCAGTCGCCCTTTACGATCCACGCCTCACCACAGATGTTGCCGGACCGGATCACCTGCGGGTGCGCGGTGTAGGACTCCCAGGCCTCGTGGACCAGCGGGGCGCCCCGGGCCGTGGCGCGATCGGGATCGGTGATCGCCGGCAGTACCTCGTAGTCTACGACCAGGCGATCGACCGCTTCGTCGGCCGCCTGGCGACTGATGGCAGCAACCGCCGCCACAGGTTCACCGATGTAGCGGACCACGTCGACGGCGAAAATCGTCTCGTCCTTCACCAGGCCACCGAAACGGCGCGCCGGCGCATCCCGGGCGGTGACCACCGCGGCCACGCCCGGCACCTGCAGCGCGGCGGAGGGATCGATGCCGAGGATGCGGGCGTGCGCGTGCGGGCTGCGTGCGATGCGTCCCCACAGCATGCCCGGCAGCGCGATGTCCATGGCGTACCCATACTGGCCCAGCACCTTGGCGCGGCCGTCGAGGCGGGGGAGGGACCGACCGATGGCGCTCACGGGTGCACTCTAGCGGCGCGCGTCGCCAGCCGCCGCGCGGCGACCTGTACGGCCTGGACGATCTTGGCGTAGCCGGTGCAGCGGCACAGGTTCCCGGATAGCGCGCGCCGGATCTGCTCCTCGGTCGGGTCAGGGACCTCGGCCAGAAGCGCTACGGCCGAGAGGACCACACCCGGTGTGCAGTACCCGCACTGTACGCCGCCACACTCGACCAGCGCCTCCTGCACGGGGTGCAGCCCGCCGTCCCCGGCGATCCCCTCGATGGTCACCACCGATCGGCCGTCGGCCGAGGCCGCAAGCACCAGACAGGCGGTCACCGGGCGGCCGTCCAGAAGTACGGTGCAGGCGCCGCAGACACCTTCCCGGCACGACTCCTTGGTGCCGGTGAGTCCCAGGCCGTCGCGCAGCAGGTCGAGCAGCGTGTGGTTGACGGGAGTATGGACGACGTACGGAGTGCCGTTGACGCGCAGGGCCACCGGCATGGTGCGGTCCAGGCCGAGCTGCGGGCTCATGGTGCGGCTCCCCAGGGTCACGGTCCGCCGCGCGAAGGTGCCAGCCTCTCCCGGCACGATGGCCAGCGCCTCCGGCTGCGCGAGGCTGGCCGGCGCGTACCAGTTCTCCGGTGCCGTTGGCCACATCCTGCAGGAGAGGAGTGAGGAGCTCGGGACACCAAAACTATCTCGCCCCTTGGCCGCGCGCAACCGCCCCATGAACTGCAGCCCCGTGCCCCACGTGACAGCTCCCTGAGCGCCGCCTCCCGCGCCCCGCACCCGAGGCCGGCAGGCTCACCCGGCGATGGGCCACAGGGCGCTGGTGTCCGTGGCGTCCGTCACCACCTCGTGGCCCTGCGGCGTCACCAGCAGCACGTCCTCCAGGTGGAAGCCGACCTCGTGGGGGACGAAGTGCACCGGCTCGATGGCAAACACCATTCCCGGCTCCAGCACCACCTCCGTGTGCGCGTCTATAAAGGGTCCTTCGTGCAGCCCCAGCCCCAGGCCGTGGCCCAGAAAGCGCAGGGGGTTGAGGCGGTGCTCCCGGGCGCGGGCATGGTACAGCGCGTGGAGGTCGCGGGTGGACACCCCGGGGCGGATGAGGCCGAGCACCTCCCGGTGGATGGCGACAATGGCCTGGTAGATCCTGCGCTGCTCGGCGGTAGGCTCCCCCACCACGGCCGTGCGGGCGCAGTCGGTGTAGTACCCGCCGACGCAGCCCAGGAAGTCGACGCGGACGATGTCCCCGGGGTGCAGCACCCGGTCTGTGGGCGGGGCGTTGGGGTGGCTGCTGCGCTCCCCCGCCCCCACCACCACCATGCGCACCTCATCGCCCCCGCGCCGCAGGAAGGCCTCCGTCACGCGCACCGCCAGGTCCCGCTCGCTCATCCCGGCGCGCGCCGCGCTAAACGCCTCACGGACGGCCTCGTCGGCGATGCGCCCCCCGCGGCGGATGTGCGCCAGCTCACTGGCCGTCTTCACCCAGCGGGCCTGCTTGAACAGCCCGGCCGCGTCTGCCAGCTCCGCCTGGGGCAGCAGACGTCCCAGCTCCGCGTGGTCCTCCGCCGGGATGAAGTCCATCTCCACACCGATCCGCCCGCCCGCCAGGCCGCGGCTGCGGACCAGGGCGGCCAGCACCTGCATGGCGGTCTGGGTGTGCTCGTCGTAGGGGTGGATCTCCACGCCGTCCAGGTTGGCCTGCAGGAACGACTCCTCCACGGTCACCGCCACCACGGCGGGGTCCCCATCTGCGGGGAGCAGCACGGCCACGCGCCGCTCCCGAATGAGGCGGTGCGAGGGCACGCCCACGCCCAGAAGGTAGGTGGCGTTGTCCTGGGACATGGCCACCACCGCGTCCAGGCCGGCGCGGGCCATGCCGTCACGTACCCGGCGCAGCACCGCGGCGTCGGGATGAGGGGTCTGGTCGCTCATCTCCACGCTCCTTCCTGCCAGGGCCCGGTCCTGGCCAGGTGCTCCACGTCGGCTCGGGTCGCCCCGGCGATGCCCATGCGCCTAGCGTTCAGCCCGTGCTCCAGGTAGTCCACGCCGGTGACCACGGAGGCCAGGTGGATGAGCGCCTCCACGGTTGGGACGGAGACGCCGGCCGCCTGGGCCAGCGCCCGCAGGGGGACCAGCCCGAAGCCGACGTCCTCCTGGATGTAGCGCCCCTCCAGGTTGGGCGGGGCCTTGATGTAGCGGTTGGGTATGCTGTCCCGCAGGGCCTCCAGCACCGACCCTGCCTTCCAGGCCCGACGCGACGTGTACCCGGCGCGAAAGAAGAAGTCGAGGAAGCTGGGGGTCTCGAAACCGTAAGCGGCGGCCACGGCGCGGCGCTCCCGGTCCACCGCCTCGATGGCCCGGGCCACGGCGGGCGTGGTCCCCTCGTAGTAGTAGAAAAACTGTCCCGCGGTGTGCTCGATCCAGCCGGCGTTCAGCAGCATCCCCGGCGGGTGGAGGACGGCGTTCAGGTTCGTAAGCGAGGTCACCAGCACGCTGGGGACCAGCTCCGCCTGGGGGTAGTAGCGGCGGAAGCGGGTCGCAGACTCCTCCGCCCGGGCTGCGGGCAGCACGCCCATGCGCACGCTGTGGGCCGGCCCGGTGATGTTCACCCGGGTGGGCGAGGCCATGCGGCAGATGTAGGTGAGCGAGTTCAGCTCGGCCACCGCCACCGGCGGTGCGCCGCGCGCCACCAGGATTCTGGCCACGTGCAGGGCGCTGCCCGTATTGCTGCCGTTCAGCACCACGAGCTGATCCGGGGCCAGGCAGGGGGCCAGCGCCTCCGCGTAGTAGGCGTGGCCCGGCGCCGGCACCGTCAGCATCACCACGTCTGCTCCGGCCACCGCTTCGGCCACATCCGTGGTGATCCGGGTCAGGGGGACGGTGGCCTCTCCCAGCGCTCCCGTCATCTCCACGGCCCCCAGGCGGAGGAAGGGCTCCAGCCGCTCCCGCGAACGGTTGGCCAGGGCGACGCGGAAGCCGCGCACGCCCAGGTCGGCGGCCGCGGCCACGCCCCCGTTGCCCGCGCCCAGCACCGCCACGTCGATTGGCTCCGTCTGTGCCATCAGGCCTCCCTACCTTCAGTCCCAGGGCACCCGATACCGCTCCAGCTTCTCCGGGTCTACGGTGATCCCCAGCCCGGGCCCCTCGGGTACGCGCAGCCGCCCCTCGCGGTAGGGGAACGGCTCGGTGATGATGTCGTCGGTGTAGATGCGGCCGGCCACGGTGGTCTGTTCCCGGTCGCGCAGCGTGGTCACGGGGATGATGGCGGGCACGGTCACGGCGGGAGAGGCCGCGGCCAGGTGGAGGTTCGCCGCGTTGGCGATGCCGAACTCCGCCGACCCGCCCACGTCCGCCTCCAGGCCCGCCGCCTCCAGCACCGCTGCCATCTGCCGCGCCGGGTAGAGCCCGCCCGGTTTGGTCACGTAGAGCGAGACGTAGCGGGCGGCGCCCGCCTCCCGCAGGTGCAGGACGTCCCGGGCAGTCCAGGCGCTCTCGTCCGCCATCAGGGGGACGCCCACCGCGCGGGCCACCGCGGCCAGCTCGTCGATCCCCTCCACCGGCTGCTCTGCCAGGTGCAGGCCGGAAGCCTCCATGGCGCGGATGGTGCGGATGGCCACGGGGACGGTGTAGGCCTGGTTGGCGTCCAGGCGGATCTCCACATCCTCGCCCACCGCCCGCCGCACCGCAGCCACCGCGGCGACGTCGCGGCGCGGGTCGGGACCGCCCTTGACCTTTATATGCCGGATCCCCTCGCGCACCGCCTGCGCCGCCTCCGCCGCCGCCTGCTCCACCTCCATCAATCCCAGGGAGTGCCCCACCGGCACCCACTCCCGGACGCGGCCCCCCAGCAGGTCGTACACCGGCACGCCCAGGGCGCGCCCCTTGAGGTCGTGCAGGGCGATGTCCACGGCCGCCTTGGCGTAAGGGTGCCCCTTGATTGCCTGGTCCATGGCCGTGTGCAGCGCAGAGATCTGGAAGGGATCCCCCTCCCGCAGCACCGGGAGAAGGAGGTCGCACAGCAGATGGCGCACGGTCTGCGGCGTCTCCCCGTAGTAGCGCCCGTAGGCGCCGCCCCAGTCGGGGAGGCACTGGGTCTCCCCCCACCCCTCCAGCCCCTCGTCGGTGCGCAGGCGCACCACCACGTAGCGCCCGATCGGTCCCCGCAGCCCCGCCCAGCGGTGCACCCGCCGCGCGGGCAGGCCCACCAGGATCACGTCCAGGCCGACGATCCTCATCGCTCTCCTCCCGCCGCGTCGGCGGTCGCCGCGGGCAGGGCCGCAGCCGCCCGCCGGCGGTGCCGGTAATCGAGGAGGACGGGGTAGGCGGCGGTGGACACGGAGAGCAGCAGGAGCAGCAGGCTGATCGGCCGTCGCAGGTAGACCAGCCAGTCGCCCCCGCTGACCACCAGCGTCCGTCGCAGGTTCTCCTCAAACAGCGGCCCCAGGATCAGGCCGAAAACCAGGGGCACCACAGGGAAGCCGACCTTCTGCATCAGGTAGCCGGCGACGCCGAAGACCAGCATGATGGTCACATCGTACAGCGAGTTGTCCACAGCGTAGGCGCCGACCACGCAGAGTACGGCGATGACCACCAGCAGCACCGGCTTGGGCACGGACAGCACCCGGGCGAAGAGGCGGGCGCCCAGCAGGCCCAGCGCAGTGGTCAGGATGACGGCGACGCCCAATGCCACATACACCGCGGCCACGAAGTCCGGGTGGTCGCGGAACAGCAACGGCCCGGGGCGCAGGCCCTGGATGAGCAGCGCGCCCATGAGCACGGCGGTGATGCTGTCTCCGGGGATGCCCAGGCTCATGGTGGGGATAAGGTCGCCGCCGATCTCAGCGTTGTTGCTGGATTCGGGGGCGACGATCCCCTCCGGGATCCCCGTGCCGAACCGCTCCGGGTGGCGCGACAGCCGCTTCTCCTGCACATAGGAGAAGCCCACGCCGATGGCCGATCCGGCCGCGGGGATGATGCCCACGATGATCCCCACGATGGCCCCGCGGACCGCCGGCAGGATCGTCCGCCGCAGCTCACCCCAGGGCGGGATCACCCGCCGGATGGTGCGGATGACCTCCCAGCGGCCCAGGCCTCCCTCCAGGTTGTTCAGCACCTCCGCCAGGCCGAAGATGCCAATGGCCAGGGGAATGATGGGGATGCCCGCCTGCAGGTAGCGGTTGCCGAAGTCGAAGCGCAGCACGTTGGTCAGCGGGTCCAGCCCGACGGTGGCCAGCAGCAGCCCCGCCAGCCCGGCCAGGACACCCTTGAAGGTCGACCCGGGCATGGCCGCGGAGAGGCTGGCCAGGCCCAGCAGGGCCAGCCCGGTGAACTCCGGGCTGCGGAACTGCAGGCCGATCAAGGCGATCAGAGGAGCCAGGGTCATGAAGACCACCAGACCGAAGAACCCGCCGAAGCCCGAGGCCAGGGTGGCGAAGCCCAGGGCCTCGCCGGCGCGCCCCCTGCGCGCCATGGCGTGGCCGTCGAGCTGGGTGACGATGGCCCCGGGCGTTCCGGGGATGTTCACCAGGATGGCCGAGATGGACCCCCCGTAGACGCTGCCGTTGAAGATACCCATAAGCAGCATCATGGCGTCTGCCGCGTTCAGCCCGAAGGTGAGCGGCATGAGCACCGCCAGGGACATGGTGGAGCTGATCCCCGGGAGCGCCCCGAAGATGATGCCCACGATGACACCAACCAGGCTGAGGCCCATGGCCCGGGGAGAGCCCAGGAACGCCATCAGCGCGCCGAAGATGTTCTCGAACACGGCCCTCTCTTCAGGGAAGCGGTACCTTGACGAATCCCCTGAACACCGTGTAGGTGACGGCGGCGGTGAGCACGCCTCCTGCGACTGCCAGTGCCGCCCAGCGCGCCGTCCAGCGTCCCTCCTGCTGGCGACCCAGCACGAAGATCCATGCCGCCGCGAAGGCGGCCGTGGTGGCGCGGAACCCCAGCGTCCGCATGGCGACGATGTAGATCGCCAGCGAACCCACGAAGAGTACCGGCAGGACGAAGCGGCCGGGTGTGGTGATCCAGGGCTCCCGGGGGCGCATGCGGGCAGGAGGCCCACCCGCTTCCGGCCGGGGAAGCGACCGGACAGGGGCGCCGCCGGTCTCCTTCCCAGGACGCGACCGGATCAGCGTCCAGGCGGCGCCTGCGGCCAGCGCTACCCCACCCGCCAGGAGCGCCCACAGGAGCAGGCGCGGAAACAGCCCGGGACCGGGATCGGCACCGAACTCGTAGGTCGCCAGGTCGGGGTTCGCGGAAAGCGAGGCCAGTCCCACCGCGGCCAGCCCCACCAGGACGGCCCCCGCAAGAAGGTCACCGAGCGCCCGCCGCGCCTGCTCCATCAGGTCACCGAGATCAGCGCCCCCGAGCGCACCGCCGCCTGCCTCCACGAGACCAGGCCACCGAGCCACCCGCCGCGTCCCGCTTCACCTACTTCGGGTTCTTCACCAACCCCAGCTCGAACAGGACGGCGTAGGTCAGAGCGTCGTCCGCCTTGAGGAAAGCCTCGGTGCGGCGGATGCCCATGGGGTCGACGTTGAACCCCGCCTTCTGCGCCCGGGCCACGAAGGCCGGGTCGCGCAGCGTCACCAGGAGTTTCTCCTCCAGCACCTGCAGCCGCTCTGGGGGGATCCCCCGAGGCCCGGCAATCACCCGCCAGGACCCGTAGACCACGTCGAAGCCCTGCTCCTTGAATGTCGGCACCTCGGGAGCCAGGAAGTGCCGTCTGTTATCCGAGACGCCCAGGATGCGCGCCTGCTTTGCCCGGTGCGCCTGAATGATGTCGGGGACCGGCACCGTGGTGGCCTGGACCTCGCCGGCCAGCAGCGCGGCCACGCTGGGCGCGAACCCCTGGTAGGGCACCTTGTTCAGGACGATCCCCAGTTTTTTCTCGAAGACCAGCACCGTCAGGTGGGAGGCACCTCCGGGCGGGTCGTTGGAGTTCTTGATGGTATTGGGCCGCGCCCTGGCCGCCTCCACGAATTCCCTCAGCGTCTTCCAGGGCGTATCCGCCCGTACGCTGAGGGCCCCCGGCTCGTTCCCGAAGAAGACAATGGGCTGCAGCTCCTCCAGCTTCACCGGGTTGGGAATCATGTACTGCTGGGCGATGAGCCCCGAGCCGAACATGCCGATGGTGTAGCCGTCCGGTCGGGCGTTGGCGATCTCGCGGTGGCCGATGGCCCCGGCTGCGCCGGGCTTGTTCACCACCACCACGGGGACGCCGAACTGTGTCTTGGCGAACTCCGCCACCAGGCGCATGCTTATATCGCTGCCCCCGCCCGCCGGCCAGGGGACGATCAGCGTGATCTCCCGGC contains:
- a CDS encoding LLM class flavin-dependent oxidoreductase, giving the protein MTLRTGLLLLGEHPPGRLLGLTRQAEALGFDYLWYADERFYREVYASLTLCAQHTTRLRLGPCVTDPYSRHPALTAMAIATLDELSGGRAVLGIGAGVSGFRELGIARTRPAVAIREAIHVIRALLRGETVTYRGALVSADGAKLDFAPPRAEIPIYVASNAPRGLETAGRVADGAIMQGCVADAALAYFRTHVARGAAGARRDPAAVQLVARINVCIHDDPAVARNLMRRSVAVSLIAQQPTFPGFVAAGLEVPAQIRQAVAGLTYGYLSDAAAQVAPMVPDAFVDALTLAGPVETVAAGVARMQQAGITQFVLYPMAPDGRIERTIERFAGEVLPLAAQMAASPARPAG
- a CDS encoding NAD/NADP octopine/nopaline dehydrogenase family protein gives rise to the protein MAQTEPIDVAVLGAGNGGVAAAADLGVRGFRVALANRSRERLEPFLRLGAVEMTGALGEATVPLTRITTDVAEAVAGADVVMLTVPAPGHAYYAEALAPCLAPDQLVVLNGSNTGSALHVARILVARGAPPVAVAELNSLTYICRMASPTRVNITGPAHSVRMGVLPAARAEESATRFRRYYPQAELVPSVLVTSLTNLNAVLHPPGMLLNAGWIEHTAGQFFYYYEGTTPAVARAIEAVDRERRAVAAAYGFETPSFLDFFFRAGYTSRRAWKAGSVLEALRDSIPNRYIKAPPNLEGRYIQEDVGFGLVPLRALAQAAGVSVPTVEALIHLASVVTGVDYLEHGLNARRMGIAGATRADVEHLARTGPWQEGAWR
- a CDS encoding xanthine dehydrogenase family protein molybdopterin-binding subunit; translated protein: MSAIGRSLPRLDGRAKVLGQYGYAMDIALPGMLWGRIARSPHAHARILGIDPSAALQVPGVAAVVTARDAPARRFGGLVKDETIFAVDVVRYIGEPVAAVAAISRQAADEAVDRLVVDYEVLPAITDPDRATARGAPLVHEAWESYTAHPQVIRSGNICGEAWIVKGDWDRALGEADAVYEDTFTTAPVHQAYLEPRAALAVWEAPERLVVYSNTQLPFEIQHTLAEAFGLPLGQIRVVVTGIGGAFGGKLRIGVEHIAALLAQRTRRPVKVALTMEEEFMAAYPRHGMRIRLRTAVRRDGTIVGKEATALLDAGAYSGSSSGLPSVATLVLAGPYRIPHLRLVARAVYTHKQNFGSYRAPMGPQCAFAVESQMDMIARRLGLDPLEFRLRNIVRDGDTGPTGQVFGRSSMEAVLLRAAQAIGWGQPSGPRRGKGLACGWWTTTGGPSGVYVKLQPDGSATLLTGCAEIGTGALTGAAQVLAAELGLEVERISVVSADTFATPYDHGAQGSRTAFSVGNAVRQAAAELRRQILDVAAGALEAHPRDLTLHDGHVTVAGVPGRRLSLADVARLGLQRGGLIAAGAFTAPPTLYDTSCVRGHVYPAFHSPSFHAHAAEVEVDPDTGEVHVVRYVAVQDVGFAINPQLIEGQIEGGVVQGLGQALWEELPYQDGQLLVHNLSDYAVPRITRIPPIEVITVASPSEVGPYGAKGVGEPPIIEPPAAVANALDAASGVRVTSLPITAPKVYAALRGTGGMV
- a CDS encoding tripartite tricarboxylate transporter TctB family protein encodes the protein MEQARRALGDLLAGAVLVGLAAVGLASLSANPDLATYEFGADPGPGLFPRLLLWALLAGGVALAAGAAWTLIRSRPGKETGGAPVRSLPRPEAGGPPARMRPREPWITTPGRFVLPVLFVGSLAIYIVAMRTLGFRATTAAFAAAWIFVLGRQQEGRWTARWAALAVAGGVLTAAVTYTVFRGFVKVPLP
- a CDS encoding Xaa-Pro peptidase family protein → MSDQTPHPDAAVLRRVRDGMARAGLDAVVAMSQDNATYLLGVGVPSHRLIRERRVAVLLPADGDPAVVAVTVEESFLQANLDGVEIHPYDEHTQTAMQVLAALVRSRGLAGGRIGVEMDFIPAEDHAELGRLLPQAELADAAGLFKQARWVKTASELAHIRRGGRIADEAVREAFSAARAGMSERDLAVRVTEAFLRRGGDEVRMVVVGAGERSSHPNAPPTDRVLHPGDIVRVDFLGCVGGYYTDCARTAVVGEPTAEQRRIYQAIVAIHREVLGLIRPGVSTRDLHALYHARAREHRLNPLRFLGHGLGLGLHEGPFIDAHTEVVLEPGMVFAIEPVHFVPHEVGFHLEDVLLVTPQGHEVVTDATDTSALWPIAG
- a CDS encoding enolase C-terminal domain-like protein — protein: MRIVGLDVILVGLPARRVHRWAGLRGPIGRYVVVRLRTDEGLEGWGETQCLPDWGGAYGRYYGETPQTVRHLLCDLLLPVLREGDPFQISALHTAMDQAIKGHPYAKAAVDIALHDLKGRALGVPVYDLLGGRVREWVPVGHSLGLMEVEQAAAEAAQAVREGIRHIKVKGGPDPRRDVAAVAAVRRAVGEDVEIRLDANQAYTVPVAIRTIRAMEASGLHLAEQPVEGIDELAAVARAVGVPLMADESAWTARDVLHLREAGAARYVSLYVTKPGGLYPARQMAAVLEAAGLEADVGGSAEFGIANAANLHLAAASPAVTVPAIIPVTTLRDREQTTVAGRIYTDDIITEPFPYREGRLRVPEGPGLGITVDPEKLERYRVPWD
- a CDS encoding tripartite tricarboxylate transporter permease translates to MFENIFGALMAFLGSPRAMGLSLVGVIVGIIFGALPGISSTMSLAVLMPLTFGLNAADAMMLLMGIFNGSVYGGSISAILVNIPGTPGAIVTQLDGHAMARRGRAGEALGFATLASGFGGFFGLVVFMTLAPLIALIGLQFRSPEFTGLALLGLASLSAAMPGSTFKGVLAGLAGLLLATVGLDPLTNVLRFDFGNRYLQAGIPIIPLAIGIFGLAEVLNNLEGGLGRWEVIRTIRRVIPPWGELRRTILPAVRGAIVGIIVGIIPAAGSAIGVGFSYVQEKRLSRHPERFGTGIPEGIVAPESSNNAEIGGDLIPTMSLGIPGDSITAVLMGALLIQGLRPGPLLFRDHPDFVAAVYVALGVAVILTTALGLLGARLFARVLSVPKPVLLVVIAVLCVVGAYAVDNSLYDVTIMLVFGVAGYLMQKVGFPVVPLVFGLILGPLFEENLRRTLVVSGGDWLVYLRRPISLLLLLLSVSTAAYPVLLDYRHRRRAAAALPAATADAAGGER
- a CDS encoding (2Fe-2S)-binding protein; protein product: MWPTAPENWYAPASLAQPEALAIVPGEAGTFARRTVTLGSRTMSPQLGLDRTMPVALRVNGTPYVVHTPVNHTLLDLLRDGLGLTGTKESCREGVCGACTVLLDGRPVTACLVLAASADGRSVVTIEGIAGDGGLHPVQEALVECGGVQCGYCTPGVVLSAVALLAEVPDPTEEQIRRALSGNLCRCTGYAKIVQAVQVAARRLATRAARVHP
- a CDS encoding tripartite tricarboxylate transporter substrate binding protein, translating into MQDRWQVVRVLLAVALVAVLVFGPVAMAQEKFPSREITLIVPWPAGGGSDISMRLVAEFAKTQFGVPVVVVNKPGAAGAIGHREIANARPDGYTIGMFGSGLIAQQYMIPNPVKLEELQPIVFFGNEPGALSVRADTPWKTLREFVEAARARPNTIKNSNDPPGGASHLTVLVFEKKLGIVLNKVPYQGFAPSVAALLAGEVQATTVPVPDIIQAHRAKQARILGVSDNRRHFLAPEVPTFKEQGFDVVYGSWRVIAGPRGIPPERLQVLEEKLLVTLRDPAFVARAQKAGFNVDPMGIRRTEAFLKADDALTYAVLFELGLVKNPK